The proteins below come from a single Gemmatimonadota bacterium genomic window:
- a CDS encoding protein BatD gives MVVPIVRGMAPRVLLAALPLLPPALAFEVAVPAAAGQEPSVTAALNADTVTLGVPFDYTITVRGAGGVGPVPRLQLPFLGVQGWSSRSSLRSGPGGTETVYQVSYRAVATQLGDFEIPSQEITVGEAVFSTNPVSLTVVADPRNGSGTDGSPPGADGGTAAPPGSNESIFVTATLSKDEIYEGEPVLVEYTLWTELPVSGLTVSERPDPTGFWVEDLSEQGELDVNQRTLNGRSYATAVVRRLALIPSGSGTRTIEPLVLEASVREGGGFFLGTRLREVTLRSEELVVDVDRHPDGAPSSFSGLVGEGWTLEASLDRDSLEANEAVTLTVVVRGGGHIEQLPPPEIDLPADIELFPPEESGSVAEAWPGLRGEKEYRFVMIPRAPGMRAIPSIEVSYLDESTGAYETARTAPISFLVTGEDAAGVLGGMRDGIAEVREDIRFIRLDAGSFTRRGENAFGSAWFWLLFVTPLGAVAVASMVGKRRARLEGDVAYARDRGAGAAARRRLKAARALLGEGKPFYAETDRALRELAANRLDLAEAGLRTEEISAVLAEAGVSEETCSRVGETLDRCDRERFAPSGADHAREKLFLDEVSALMSALDRELRR, from the coding sequence TTGGTAGTTCCGATCGTCCGCGGGATGGCGCCTCGCGTCCTGCTCGCCGCACTCCCCTTGCTGCCGCCAGCCCTCGCCTTTGAAGTGGCTGTGCCGGCCGCCGCCGGTCAGGAGCCCTCGGTCACGGCCGCGCTGAACGCGGACACGGTGACCCTCGGCGTGCCCTTCGACTATACCATCACCGTGCGCGGTGCGGGCGGGGTCGGCCCGGTGCCCAGGCTTCAGCTCCCGTTCCTTGGCGTCCAGGGCTGGAGCAGCCGGAGTTCCCTGCGCAGCGGTCCGGGCGGGACGGAGACGGTGTACCAGGTATCGTACCGAGCAGTCGCCACGCAGCTCGGCGACTTCGAGATACCGTCTCAGGAGATCACCGTCGGCGAGGCGGTCTTCTCGACCAATCCCGTGAGCCTGACCGTAGTGGCCGATCCTCGGAACGGGTCCGGTACCGATGGGTCGCCACCGGGTGCCGACGGCGGGACCGCGGCACCCCCGGGTTCGAACGAGAGCATCTTCGTCACCGCCACCCTATCCAAAGACGAAATCTACGAGGGCGAGCCCGTGCTCGTGGAGTACACTCTCTGGACGGAGCTCCCGGTGTCGGGGCTCACCGTCTCCGAAAGGCCGGATCCGACCGGGTTCTGGGTGGAGGATTTGTCCGAGCAGGGAGAGCTCGACGTCAATCAGCGCACCCTGAACGGCAGGAGCTACGCGACCGCCGTGGTCCGCCGCCTGGCCCTGATCCCGAGCGGGTCCGGAACCCGCACCATCGAGCCGCTCGTCCTGGAGGCTTCGGTGCGGGAGGGCGGAGGCTTCTTCCTTGGCACCAGACTGCGAGAGGTCACCCTCCGATCGGAGGAACTGGTGGTCGACGTGGACCGGCACCCTGACGGCGCACCGTCCTCGTTCAGCGGTCTGGTAGGAGAGGGGTGGACGCTGGAGGCGTCCCTGGACCGCGACTCCCTCGAGGCAAACGAGGCAGTCACTCTGACCGTCGTGGTCCGGGGGGGCGGCCACATCGAACAACTTCCTCCGCCCGAGATCGATCTGCCCGCCGACATCGAGCTCTTTCCGCCGGAGGAGTCAGGCAGCGTCGCGGAGGCTTGGCCGGGGCTCCGGGGTGAGAAGGAGTACAGGTTCGTAATGATCCCGCGCGCGCCGGGAATGCGTGCCATTCCGTCGATAGAGGTGAGCTACCTGGACGAGTCGACCGGTGCGTACGAGACCGCCCGGACCGCGCCCATATCGTTTCTGGTGACCGGAGAGGATGCCGCCGGGGTGTTGGGGGGCATGCGCGACGGCATCGCGGAGGTGCGGGAAGACATCCGCTTCATCCGCCTCGACGCCGGCTCGTTCACCCGCAGGGGCGAGAACGCCTTCGGTTCAGCCTGGTTCTGGCTTCTCTTCGTGACTCCTCTCGGTGCGGTGGCGGTGGCTTCGATGGTCGGCAAGAGGAGGGCCCGGCTGGAGGGCGACGTCGCCTACGCCCGCGACCGTGGCGCCGGCGCCGCGGCTCGTCGGCGGTTGAAGGCGGCCCGTGCGCTTCTGGGTGAAGGAAAGCCATTTTACGCCGAGACCGACCGGGCCTTGCGCGAGCTGGCGGCGAACCGGCTCGATCTGGCCGAGGCCGGGCTCAGAACCGAAGAGATCTCGGCGGTGCTGGCAGAGGCCGGGGTGAGCGAGGAGACCTGCTCGCGAGTGGGCGAGACGCTCGACCGCTGCGACCGCGAACGTTTCGCTCCGTCCGGTGCGGACCATGCGAGAGAAAAGCTCTTCCTCGACGAGGTGAGCGCGTTGATGTCGGCGCTCGACCGGGAGCTGCGTCGATGA
- a CDS encoding tetratricopeptide repeat protein, with the protein MRGEARRSPLAPSTANPAARLATVAASVVAIAIILGLGVHPVTETLPTSRRLPAGQPVAGSSVVGAPPAQTFDPAELVALGNALYEEGDFADAIEAYRAILDRGFENGGLHYNLGNAHFKNGELGWAILAWERAARLMPGDDDVEANLELARALTRDEIQPLPRFWLFAAAERWLDLLPMRWLALVVGTGWLAVTGGISYLLLTRGRGGARPFVWTGGLLLLLFGPGFVVHQIGWGGAERAVILEERVPVRSAPAGNDDLTLFYVHEGTSARIDARTDFWVEIVLDDGKVGWVPAESLEEI; encoded by the coding sequence ATGAGAGGTGAGGCTCGCCGCAGCCCGCTTGCACCGTCCACCGCCAACCCGGCCGCTCGGCTCGCCACCGTCGCCGCTTCCGTCGTCGCGATCGCGATCATCCTAGGCCTCGGTGTCCATCCCGTAACCGAAACGCTGCCGACCTCCAGGCGGCTCCCGGCCGGACAACCCGTGGCCGGATCGTCGGTGGTGGGTGCGCCTCCCGCGCAGACCTTCGATCCCGCCGAGCTCGTCGCGCTCGGAAACGCCCTTTACGAAGAAGGCGACTTCGCCGACGCGATCGAGGCCTATCGGGCCATCCTGGACCGGGGATTCGAGAACGGCGGGCTCCACTACAATCTCGGAAACGCCCACTTCAAGAACGGGGAGCTGGGATGGGCGATACTCGCCTGGGAGCGCGCCGCCAGGCTCATGCCCGGAGACGACGACGTGGAAGCCAATCTCGAGCTTGCTCGGGCTCTCACCCGCGACGAGATCCAGCCGCTTCCCAGATTCTGGCTCTTCGCTGCGGCGGAGCGGTGGCTGGATTTGTTGCCGATGCGTTGGCTGGCGTTGGTCGTCGGCACCGGGTGGCTCGCGGTCACCGGGGGAATCTCCTACCTGCTCCTGACCCGGGGCCGGGGCGGCGCGCGTCCGTTCGTCTGGACCGGCGGCCTGCTTCTTCTGCTCTTCGGCCCCGGATTCGTGGTTCACCAGATCGGCTGGGGGGGAGCCGAACGGGCGGTGATCCTGGAGGAGAGGGTGCCGGTAAGGTCAGCCCCCGCCGGCAACGACGATCTGACCCTCTTTTACGTTCATGAGGGAACGAGCGCCCGTATCGACGCCCGTACGGATTTCTGGGTCGAGATAGTCCTCGACGACGGCAAGGTCGGCTGGGTACCTGCGGAATCCTTGGAGGAGATCTGA
- a CDS encoding DUF58 domain-containing protein, which translates to MIPREVLKKVRQIEIATRGLVTEVFSGEYQSVFKGRGISFAEVREYQYGDEIRSIDWNVTARSGSPHVKVFEEERELTVHLLVDVSRSGEFGTRTSLKRELAAEVCALLAFSAIRNNDRVGLTIFSDHVEKYVPPRKGRRHVLRVIRELIYHRPVGKGTDIAAALEYFARVQRRRATAFLASDFLTSGFERSLAVAARRHDVIALHLEDLRERELPKVGWVELEDAESGETMLVNTSSVAFQERLRARAIERKRGLKRAVRRSGVDLVEIETGGDYTRALMHFFRERQRRLRSA; encoded by the coding sequence GTGATTCCGCGGGAGGTTCTCAAGAAGGTTCGCCAGATCGAGATCGCGACCCGCGGTCTCGTGACGGAGGTCTTCTCGGGCGAGTACCAGTCTGTCTTCAAGGGCCGGGGCATCAGCTTCGCCGAGGTGCGCGAGTACCAATACGGCGACGAGATCCGCTCCATCGACTGGAACGTGACCGCGCGCAGCGGATCGCCCCATGTCAAGGTGTTCGAGGAGGAGAGGGAGTTAACGGTCCACCTGCTCGTCGACGTCAGCCGGTCCGGCGAGTTCGGTACGCGGACCAGCCTCAAGCGCGAGCTGGCGGCGGAGGTGTGCGCGCTTCTCGCATTCAGCGCCATCCGCAACAACGATCGGGTCGGACTCACGATCTTCTCCGATCACGTCGAAAAGTACGTACCGCCGCGCAAGGGAAGACGCCACGTCCTGCGGGTCATCCGCGAACTCATCTACCATCGCCCGGTGGGGAAAGGGACCGATATCGCCGCCGCGCTCGAATATTTCGCGAGGGTTCAGCGACGACGGGCAACGGCATTTCTCGCTTCGGATTTCCTAACCTCCGGATTCGAGCGTTCGCTCGCGGTCGCGGCGCGCCGACACGATGTGATCGCGCTCCACTTGGAGGATCTTCGTGAGCGCGAGCTGCCCAAGGTGGGGTGGGTCGAGTTGGAGGATGCCGAGAGCGGCGAGACCATGCTCGTCAACACCTCGAGCGTCGCCTTTCAGGAACGCCTGCGCGCCCGGGCGATCGAGAGGAAGCGCGGGCTGAAGCGGGCGGTGCGCAGATCGGGCGTGGATCTGGTGGAAATCGAGACCGGTGGCGACTACACACGTGCACTCATGCACTTTTTCAGAGAACGACAGCGACGGCTGCGGAGCGCATGA
- a CDS encoding class I SAM-dependent methyltransferase, with product MTSIDKIGATAFVIASIRESEDSKPEPLFTDPYAAWFSSDFARTAARGIDAAFPPSTTMVRFRTRYFNRFIERGIEAGAVQVVLLGGGFDMRAHIFARDGVTFFEVDRKPVIDFKSKLLDDRGTVQPPSLPIDYLEGDLTGGLEELGLDPNLTTLIVWEGNTMYLPAESIMPFLNRLADGLARFRIAFDHFVLDLMNRDPDSIDIQRVEGIEQAMHVRFLTGFPDLAAFENETPLRVAESGSFADLGREYGMGPMVDGYPEDWRRTLEIYRYCVLATQ from the coding sequence ATGACCTCGATCGACAAGATCGGTGCGACCGCCTTCGTCATAGCCTCGATCCGCGAGAGCGAAGACAGCAAGCCCGAACCGCTCTTCACCGATCCCTACGCCGCATGGTTCTCGAGCGACTTCGCGCGCACGGCGGCCCGGGGAATAGACGCCGCCTTTCCCCCCTCGACCACGATGGTTCGCTTCCGGACCCGGTACTTCAACCGTTTCATCGAGCGCGGAATCGAAGCCGGAGCTGTTCAGGTGGTGTTGCTGGGCGGCGGTTTCGACATGCGGGCTCACATTTTCGCCCGGGATGGGGTGACCTTCTTCGAGGTGGATCGGAAGCCGGTGATCGACTTCAAGAGCAAGCTGCTCGATGACCGAGGAACGGTTCAACCGCCGTCGCTCCCGATCGACTACCTCGAAGGCGACCTCACAGGAGGACTCGAGGAGCTTGGTCTGGACCCGAACCTGACCACGCTCATCGTCTGGGAGGGCAACACCATGTACCTGCCGGCCGAGTCGATCATGCCTTTCCTGAACCGCCTGGCCGATGGGCTCGCGCGGTTCCGGATCGCCTTCGACCACTTCGTGCTCGACCTTATGAACCGGGACCCGGATTCGATCGACATCCAGCGGGTCGAGGGGATCGAGCAGGCCATGCACGTCAGATTTCTGACCGGCTTCCCCGACCTCGCGGCCTTCGAGAACGAGACGCCTCTGAGGGTGGCCGAATCGGGGTCCTTCGCCGATCTGGGCCGCGAGTACGGAATGGGTCCCATGGTGGACGGCTACCCGGAAGACTGGCGAAGAACGCTGGAGATCTACCGTTACTGCGTTCTGGCGACCCAGTAG
- a CDS encoding VWA domain-containing protein: MFRFADPWLLFLLLLLPAAYLVRRATRRSRPALRYSAVRMILGEPGRGSRWTRTVPAVLRAMAVAAAVVALARPQSGITSTEVGMEGIDIVLALDVSSSMLALDLQPNRLGAAKAVGTDFVEGRPNDRIGLVAFAGEAFTQAPLTLDRNVVVTLIDELETGMVDDGTAVGMGLATAVKRLEGSLAESKVVILLTDGRNNSGEIGPSTAAEIAEALGVKVYTIGVGGVGPTEIPLSPRPARPPYSAVGEVDIDEKSLREIAETTSGRYFRATDTESLAAIYAEIDALERTELPVTIFSRYEELFHVPLTAALAFLLLELILRRTLFRTLP; encoded by the coding sequence ATGTTCCGGTTCGCCGATCCCTGGCTTCTTTTCCTCCTGCTGCTGCTGCCTGCGGCGTACCTCGTCCGCCGCGCCACTCGGCGAAGCCGCCCCGCGCTCCGGTACTCGGCGGTCCGCATGATCCTCGGCGAGCCGGGGCGCGGGAGCCGCTGGACCCGGACAGTCCCGGCCGTGCTGCGAGCCATGGCCGTCGCTGCGGCGGTCGTCGCGCTCGCCCGTCCGCAATCCGGGATCACCTCCACCGAGGTGGGGATGGAAGGGATAGACATCGTGCTGGCGCTCGACGTCTCCTCTTCCATGCTGGCACTCGATCTCCAACCGAACCGGCTCGGGGCGGCGAAGGCGGTCGGCACGGATTTCGTCGAGGGCCGGCCGAACGACCGCATAGGACTGGTGGCCTTCGCGGGGGAGGCCTTCACGCAGGCCCCGCTCACGCTCGACCGAAATGTCGTCGTCACTCTGATAGACGAGCTGGAGACCGGCATGGTGGACGACGGAACCGCCGTGGGTATGGGACTCGCGACCGCCGTCAAGCGGCTGGAAGGCTCGCTCGCGGAGTCCAAGGTCGTGATTCTCCTCACCGACGGACGCAACAACTCGGGAGAGATCGGTCCTTCGACCGCTGCGGAAATCGCCGAAGCCCTGGGAGTCAAGGTCTATACCATCGGTGTCGGCGGGGTCGGTCCTACCGAAATCCCTCTCTCTCCCAGGCCCGCTCGCCCGCCGTACTCGGCGGTGGGAGAGGTCGACATCGACGAGAAGTCGCTCCGGGAGATCGCGGAGACGACCAGCGGTCGCTACTTCAGGGCAACAGACACCGAGAGCCTGGCTGCCATCTACGCCGAGATCGACGCGCTGGAGCGCACCGAACTGCCGGTGACCATCTTCTCCCGTTACGAGGAACTGTTCCACGTCCCGCTCACCGCCGCTCTCGCCTTTCTCCTTTTGGAGCTGATCTTGCGGCGAACGCTTTTCAGAACCCTGCCGTGA
- a CDS encoding MoxR family ATPase: protein MNGTRNLDIEVIQEKVRAESGFLRGLRTEIGKVVVGQRRMTERLIVGMLADGHVLMEGVPGLAKTLTVSTLARAISTTFRRIQFTPDLLPADVVGTLVFDPRRSDFETKKGPIFANVILADEINRSPAKVQAALLEAMQERQVTLGEKSYPLPSPFLVLATQNPIEQEGTYPLPEAQVDRFMLKVVVEYPGADDELEIMRRMSTGKLPEVEPVVGPDDILRARATAELVYMDRQVERYIVDLVIATRDPAGSGIPDLADLIAFGASPRATICLAKTARAYAFLKGRGYVTPDDVRAMAMDVLRHRVLITYEAEAEEVTSEDVVRRVLDSVEVP from the coding sequence ATGAATGGAACACGCAATCTCGACATTGAAGTAATTCAAGAAAAGGTCCGGGCGGAGAGCGGTTTTCTGCGCGGTTTGCGCACCGAGATCGGGAAGGTCGTGGTGGGCCAGCGGAGGATGACCGAACGGCTCATCGTGGGCATGCTGGCCGACGGCCACGTTCTCATGGAAGGCGTTCCCGGCCTCGCGAAGACGCTCACGGTGAGCACGCTCGCTCGTGCGATCTCCACGACCTTCCGCCGCATCCAGTTCACGCCCGACCTCCTGCCCGCCGACGTGGTCGGCACCCTCGTCTTCGATCCGCGCCGAAGCGACTTCGAGACCAAGAAGGGCCCCATTTTCGCCAACGTCATCCTGGCCGACGAGATCAATCGCTCGCCCGCGAAGGTGCAGGCGGCCCTCCTCGAAGCCATGCAGGAGCGTCAGGTCACGCTCGGCGAGAAGAGTTATCCGCTGCCGTCGCCCTTTCTGGTGCTCGCCACACAGAATCCCATCGAGCAGGAGGGCACTTACCCTCTTCCCGAGGCGCAGGTCGATCGTTTCATGCTCAAGGTGGTGGTGGAGTATCCCGGTGCCGACGACGAGTTGGAGATCATGCGCCGAATGTCCACGGGCAAGCTCCCCGAGGTCGAACCGGTGGTCGGTCCGGACGATATTCTGAGGGCCAGGGCGACCGCCGAGCTCGTCTACATGGATCGTCAGGTCGAGCGCTACATCGTGGACCTCGTGATCGCGACCCGGGACCCGGCCGGAAGCGGCATCCCGGATCTCGCAGACCTCATCGCCTTCGGAGCTTCGCCCAGGGCGACGATCTGTCTGGCGAAGACCGCGCGCGCATACGCGTTTCTGAAAGGTCGGGGCTACGTGACGCCCGACGATGTCCGGGCCATGGCCATGGATGTGCTTCGCCACCGCGTGCTCATCACCTATGAGGCCGAGGCCGAGGAGGTAACGTCGGAGGACGTGGTCAGGCGCGTCCTCGACAGCGTCGAAGTCCCCTAG
- a CDS encoding PadR family transcriptional regulator codes for MSLDHILLGLLREPATGYDLKGVFGETVRHFWSAQLSQVYPALKRLEQRQMLESRWEPSPMGPDRKVYKLTEEGSAELLRWLRDDPAVGTERFAYLAQLYFMDAIGDLHRTRTFMAQLADHFSRWLAQLREVEREIVATCGDAPERYGDAGFHQFAALRMGIHSIEAKVTWCEETLAAIDRRLAFAEPPAETGGEVGP; via the coding sequence ATGAGTCTCGACCACATCCTGCTCGGCCTACTCCGCGAGCCGGCCACGGGGTACGACCTCAAGGGCGTGTTCGGCGAGACGGTGCGGCACTTCTGGTCCGCCCAACTCAGCCAGGTCTACCCGGCCCTCAAACGTCTCGAACAGCGGCAAATGCTCGAAAGCCGGTGGGAGCCGTCCCCAATGGGACCCGACCGCAAGGTCTACAAGCTCACGGAGGAGGGCAGCGCCGAACTGCTGCGTTGGCTGCGCGACGACCCTGCGGTCGGCACTGAGCGTTTCGCGTATCTGGCCCAGTTGTATTTCATGGACGCCATCGGCGACCTCCACCGGACACGGACATTCATGGCGCAGCTCGCCGACCACTTTTCGCGCTGGCTGGCCCAGCTCCGGGAGGTCGAGCGGGAGATCGTCGCCACCTGCGGAGATGCGCCCGAACGGTACGGCGACGCGGGATTCCACCAGTTCGCGGCCCTCCGGATGGGCATACACTCCATCGAGGCCAAGGTGACGTGGTGCGAGGAGACACTGGCCGCGATCGACCGGAGGCTGGCGTTCGCCGAGCCACCCGCCGAGACCGGGGGGGAGGTCGGGCCATGA
- a CDS encoding tetratricopeptide repeat protein codes for MTDAKDRRSSRGARPSTWSAAVGNVAALFASVSVGAASLGPLALTAQDGRSLVDEGNRLYEEGRFEEAHRKYLEALGAAPSVPAIHFNSGNALYRMGDFEAALEAYEEALRAAEADGLAPTVYNSGNAFFRRQQLQESLEAYKEALRIDPGDLDAKHNLEVVLKLIEEQDEQEQGGDGDDDREPQDRQEQDENENGDPEDDRQEASQGADESDGDDEGEDGSEGYEEENPDEGGNPADSPPGGGDPENDERDGQGRPQPREGRMTEEEARRLLGAIDEDPEGVERRPPSSRGRRPRKPW; via the coding sequence ATGACTGACGCGAAAGATCGACGGAGTTCACGCGGCGCCCGGCCGTCGACGTGGAGCGCCGCGGTCGGGAACGTGGCGGCGCTTTTTGCGTCGGTCTCGGTCGGAGCGGCGTCCCTCGGGCCTCTCGCCCTGACGGCGCAGGACGGACGCAGCCTCGTGGACGAAGGCAATCGGCTCTACGAGGAGGGTCGGTTCGAGGAGGCGCACCGGAAGTATCTCGAAGCCTTGGGCGCGGCGCCCTCCGTACCCGCGATCCACTTCAACTCCGGTAACGCCCTCTATCGTATGGGCGACTTCGAGGCCGCGCTCGAGGCCTACGAGGAAGCTCTGCGGGCGGCCGAAGCGGACGGGCTCGCGCCCACCGTGTACAACTCCGGCAACGCGTTCTTCCGCAGACAACAGTTGCAGGAGAGCCTGGAGGCCTACAAGGAGGCGCTCCGGATCGATCCCGGCGATCTCGATGCCAAGCACAATCTCGAGGTCGTGCTCAAGTTGATTGAGGAGCAGGACGAGCAGGAGCAGGGCGGCGACGGCGACGACGATCGGGAGCCTCAGGACCGACAGGAGCAGGACGAGAACGAGAACGGAGACCCGGAGGACGATCGGCAGGAAGCTTCACAGGGAGCCGACGAGAGCGACGGGGACGACGAGGGCGAGGACGGCTCGGAGGGCTACGAAGAGGAGAATCCCGACGAAGGCGGGAATCCCGCCGACAGCCCTCCCGGTGGCGGAGATCCGGAAAACGACGAACGCGACGGCCAGGGCCGACCTCAGCCTCGGGAGGGCCGAATGACCGAAGAGGAGGCGCGCAGGCTCCTCGGGGCGATCGACGAGGACCCCGAAGGGGTGGAGCGCAGGCCGCCGTCGAGTCGCGGACGCAGGCCCAGGAAGCCTTGGTAG
- a CDS encoding VWA domain-containing protein, which yields MFRWGEPVWLVGLAGVPLLVLLMLWSGSRRKRALDRLGDARLIGRLTDSVSARLRRTASILTVVASALVLVALARPQFGTRIETVSRVGQDIVVALDLSSSMLAEDIAPNRLERARVSILRLMTQLAGDRIALVAFAGDAYLQSPLTTDYTAAAVFLNAMTPAMMPIQGTDLGAALRVSLDALDGGAREARSVLLITDGEDHEGGLDTELARALEGGVIVHAVGIGSTEGVPIPDPDDAGGTGFLRDEDGTVVTSRLDEATLRSLAERTGGRYARAGAGAGFDRLIDDIANVEGEAIDATEITDFADQYQLFVGLALLLILCEWALPDRRRTDD from the coding sequence ATGTTTCGCTGGGGTGAGCCGGTCTGGCTCGTCGGATTGGCGGGGGTGCCGCTTCTGGTCCTCCTCATGCTTTGGAGCGGGTCCAGAAGAAAACGGGCGCTGGATCGACTCGGCGACGCGCGGCTGATCGGCCGACTCACGGACTCGGTCAGCGCTCGCCTCCGCCGAACGGCCTCGATCCTCACGGTCGTTGCCTCCGCACTCGTCCTCGTCGCGCTCGCCCGCCCGCAGTTCGGCACCCGGATCGAAACGGTCTCAAGGGTCGGTCAGGACATCGTGGTCGCGCTCGACCTCTCCTCCTCCATGCTGGCCGAGGACATCGCGCCCAACCGCCTCGAACGCGCCCGCGTCTCGATACTCAGGCTCATGACCCAGCTCGCAGGGGACCGCATCGCTCTCGTGGCCTTCGCTGGTGACGCCTACCTGCAGAGCCCGCTCACCACCGACTACACGGCGGCGGCCGTTTTCCTGAACGCCATGACTCCGGCAATGATGCCGATCCAGGGCACCGACCTTGGAGCCGCTCTCCGTGTATCACTGGATGCGTTGGACGGAGGAGCCCGGGAGGCTCGTTCGGTCCTCCTGATAACGGACGGCGAGGACCACGAAGGCGGGCTCGACACCGAACTGGCCCGAGCCCTGGAAGGGGGCGTCATCGTTCACGCCGTGGGGATCGGCTCGACGGAGGGCGTTCCCATACCGGATCCGGACGATGCGGGTGGGACCGGCTTCCTGCGCGACGAAGACGGCACGGTGGTCACCAGCCGGCTCGACGAGGCGACCCTGCGCTCGCTGGCGGAGCGTACCGGCGGCCGATACGCGCGAGCCGGCGCCGGTGCCGGGTTCGACCGGCTCATCGACGATATCGCCAATGTGGAGGGAGAAGCCATCGATGCGACCGAGATTACCGATTTCGCCGACCAGTACCAGCTCTTCGTGGGCCTGGCCCTACTCCTCATCCTCTGCGAATGGGCTCTGCCCGACAGGAGACGCACCGATGACTGA
- a CDS encoding Ig-like domain-containing protein yields MGDTLRLVAEAFDANGHAVAGAEFTWESGDASVATVDGSGLVTGVGLGEAEVTATSSGVSGRAALAVVAPVATMVAVTPDTVELAARGDTVRLTAE; encoded by the coding sequence GTGGGCGACACGCTGCGGCTGGTGGCGGAGGCGTTCGACGCGAACGGCCACGCGGTGGCGGGAGCCGAGTTCACGTGGGAGTCCGGGGACGCCTCGGTGGCGACGGTGGACGGATCGGGACTGGTGACGGGAGTGGGCCTTGGCGAGGCGGAGGTCACAGCCACCTCGTCCGGGGTGTCCGGGCGCGCGGCACTGGCGGTGGTCGCGCCTGTGGCGACGATGGTTGCCGTCACCCCGGACACCGTCGAACTGGCGGCGCGGGGCGACACCGTGCGCCTGACTGCCGAG